A stretch of the Bacteroidia bacterium genome encodes the following:
- a CDS encoding TRL-like family protein: MKSPVTATGYPNSSKVGVAKATSILGIFATGDASIEAAAKNEGITKIHHVDERAVRVLSLFASYEVYVYGE, translated from the coding sequence GTGAAGTCTCCTGTAACTGCCACAGGATATCCCAACTCTTCAAAAGTAGGGGTTGCAAAGGCGACTTCTATTTTAGGTATATTTGCTACAGGAGATGCTAGCATAGAAGCGGCTGCAAAAAATGAAGGAATTACTAAAATTCATCACGTTGATGAGCGAGCAGTAAGAGTACTCTCGCTTTTTGCTTCTTACGAAGTATATGTATATGGTGAGTAG